One window of Ziziphus jujuba cultivar Dongzao chromosome 5, ASM3175591v1 genomic DNA carries:
- the LOC107419899 gene encoding uncharacterized protein LOC107419899 isoform X2, which yields MRLPPMRNVFAILKRRRHATLLTSTLYHKSTTGTILLKGISLRFQEDTVSRRKPENWPPYYFLPQHLYSTGFTSVHGERPSAEYAKLRKESLESEFGHALGTYGSKSFSVVYRFSPFLALYRAAIISFHVLKLTIWQIFVQDVKKRAIKFRETLIRLGPFYIKLGQALSTRPDVLPTVYCQELAKLQDQIPPFSTHVAIKSIETQLGLPISQIFADISPAPIAAASLGQVYKAHLHTGELVAVKVQRPGMSLSLTLDALLFHMIGGQLKRFAKARKDLLVAVNEMVRHMFDEIDYILEAKNAERFASLYGFHECGSQKSYQKGTAGKTVKYKKGHHIKVPKIYWDFTRRAVLTMEWVDGIKLTDEIRLREACLNRRELIDQGLYCSLRQLLEVGFFHADPHPGNLVATDSGFLAYFDFGMMGDIPRHFRVGLIQVAIMNQLYDVMYEFNFSLPPDYALVIRALGSLEGTAKVLDPDFKVVESAYPFVIGRLLSDPNPDMRKILRELLICNNGSIRWNRLERLVAAISEQASESAGETSNVEDNTANPQEWKSFDMRAVVSATEDLLLFILSDKGQRVRVFLLRDIISASNAFIENEVVSCMFNEKLEEREQEGHDMVQRVFNGFRSLLQAVKLAPEVWTAMLLRMSLRPEVHRFTLDIISTLAIHFRSKIPESFWVCISKFLHKLMK from the exons ATGCGCTTACCGCCGATGAGGAATGTCTTTGCGATACTGAAGCGTCGCCGCCACGCCACATTGCTCACTTCAA CTTTATACCATAAGAGTACCACAGGGACCATATTGCTAAAAGGCATATCCCTGAGATTTCAGGAAGATACTGTTTCTAGGAGGAAACCTGAGAATTGGCCTCCGTATTACTTCTTACCGCAGCATTT GTATTCCACAGGTTTCACCAGTGTACATGGTGAAAGGCCATCTGCAGAGTATGCAAAGCTGAGGAAGGAGTCACTAGAAAGTGAATTTGGGCATGCTCTAGGAACTTATGGCTCTAAAAGTTTTTCTGTTGTCTACCGTTTCAGTCCTTTTTTAGCTTTGTATAGAGCAGCAATCATTTCATTCCATGTTTTGAAATTAACCATCTGGCAGATTTTTGTTCAAGATGTTAAAAAACGTGCCATCAAG TTTCGGGAAACTCTTATCCGCTTGGGACCTTTCTATATCAAG CTTGGGCAGGCTCTCAGTACTAGGCCAGATGTCTTACCAACTGTATATTGCCAAGAGCTTGCAAAGTTACAG GATCAAATACCTCCATTTTCAACTCATGTTGCAATTAAATCAATTGAAACCCAGTTAGGTCTTCCCATTTCACAGATTTTTGCGGACATTAGTCCTGCGCCCATTGCAGCAGCATCCTTAGGGCAGGTCTATAAAG CTCATCTGCACACTGGAGAGCTGGTAGCTGTTAAAGTACAAAGGCCTGGTATGTCGCTTTCACTGACCCTTGATGCCTTGTTATTCCATATGATTGGGGGTCAATTGAAGCGATTTGCCAAGGCCCGTAAAGATCTTTTAGTAGCAGTGAATGAGATG GTAAGACACATGTTTGATGAAATTGACTACATCCTAGAGGCAAAAAATGCTGAGCGTTTTGCTTCTTTATATGGTTTTCACGAAT GTGGTAGTCAAAAAAGTTATCAAAAAGGTACAGCGGGGAAAActgttaaatataaaaaagggcATCATATCAAAGTTCCAAAAATATACTGGGATTTTACTCGAAGGGCTGTGCTTACAATGGAATGGGTAGATGGAATTAAGCTCACAGATGAAATTCGTTTAAGGGAGGCCTGTTTGAACAGAAGGGAACTAATTGACCAG GGATTGTATTGTTCTTTGAGACAGTTGCTTGAGGTGGGATTTTTTCATGCGGACCCACATCCAGGAAACCTTGTTGCCACTGACAGTGGCTTTCTTGcctattttgattttggaaTGATGGGAGACATTCCTCGACATTTCCGTGTTGGACTTATTCAAGTG GCAATAATGAACCAGTTGTATGATGTTATGTATGAATTTAACTTTTCACTTCCTCCGGACTATGCCCTTGTAATAAGAGCATTAGGATCACTGGAAGGCACAGCAAAAGTTCTGGATCCTGATTTCAAAGTTGTTGAGAGTGCATACCCTTTTGTCATTGGAAGACTCTTGTCAGACCCAAATCCTGATATGAGGAAAATTTTGAGGGAGCTTCTCATCTGTAACAATGGATCGATAAGGTGGAATCGGCTAGAGCGCCTG GTAGCAGCAATTTCAGAACAGGCTTCTGAGTCTGCTGGGGAGACCTCTAATGTGGAGGACAACACAGCCAATCCTCAGGAATGGAAATCTTTTGACATGCGAGCTGTTGTTTCTGCCACTGAAGATCTATTGCTATTCATTCTGTCAGATAAGGGTCAGAGAGTCCGTGTTTTCCTTCTCCGGGATATAATTAGCGCATCTAATGCTTTTATTGAAAATGAAGTTGTTAGTTGCATGTTTAATGAGAAGCTTGAAGAAAGAGAACAAGAG GGACATGACATGGTCCAGAGGGTTTTCAACGGTTTTCGGTCTCTCCTTCAAGCTGTAAAATTGGCCCCAGAGGTGTGGACGGCAATGCTTCTACGCATGTCATTGAGACCTGAGGTTCATAGATTTACTTTAGACATCATTTCAACCCTAGCCATTCATTTTAGGAGCAAAATTCCTGAATCTTTTTGGGtttgtatttcaaaatttttgcacAAGTTGATGAAGTAA
- the LOC107419899 gene encoding uncharacterized protein LOC107419899 isoform X1: protein MRLPPMRNVFAILKRRRHATLLTSTLYHKSTTGTILLKGISLRFQEDTVSRRKPENWPPYYFLPQHLYSTGFTSVHGERPSAEYAKLRKESLESEFGHALGTYGSKSFSVVYRFSPFLALYRAAIISFHVLKLTIWQIFVQDVKKRAIKFRETLIRLGPFYIKLGQALSTRPDVLPTVYCQELAKLQDQIPPFSTHVAIKSIETQLGLPISQIFADISPAPIAAASLGQVYKAHLHTGELVAVKVQRPGMSLSLTLDALLFHMIGGQLKRFAKARKDLLVAVNEMVRHMFDEIDYILEAKNAERFASLYGFHECGSQKSYQKGTAGKTVKYKKGHHIKVPKIYWDFTRRAVLTMEWVDGIKLTDEIRLREACLNRRELIDQGLYCSLRQLLEVGFFHADPHPGNLVATDSGFLAYFDFGMMGDIPRHFRVGLIQVLVHFVNRDALGLANDFLSLGFLPEGVDLQSVSFALQASFGHGTRHSQDFQAIMNQLYDVMYEFNFSLPPDYALVIRALGSLEGTAKVLDPDFKVVESAYPFVIGRLLSDPNPDMRKILRELLICNNGSIRWNRLERLVAAISEQASESAGETSNVEDNTANPQEWKSFDMRAVVSATEDLLLFILSDKGQRVRVFLLRDIISASNAFIENEVVSCMFNEKLEEREQEGHDMVQRVFNGFRSLLQAVKLAPEVWTAMLLRMSLRPEVHRFTLDIISTLAIHFRSKIPESFWVCISKFLHKLMK, encoded by the exons ATGCGCTTACCGCCGATGAGGAATGTCTTTGCGATACTGAAGCGTCGCCGCCACGCCACATTGCTCACTTCAA CTTTATACCATAAGAGTACCACAGGGACCATATTGCTAAAAGGCATATCCCTGAGATTTCAGGAAGATACTGTTTCTAGGAGGAAACCTGAGAATTGGCCTCCGTATTACTTCTTACCGCAGCATTT GTATTCCACAGGTTTCACCAGTGTACATGGTGAAAGGCCATCTGCAGAGTATGCAAAGCTGAGGAAGGAGTCACTAGAAAGTGAATTTGGGCATGCTCTAGGAACTTATGGCTCTAAAAGTTTTTCTGTTGTCTACCGTTTCAGTCCTTTTTTAGCTTTGTATAGAGCAGCAATCATTTCATTCCATGTTTTGAAATTAACCATCTGGCAGATTTTTGTTCAAGATGTTAAAAAACGTGCCATCAAG TTTCGGGAAACTCTTATCCGCTTGGGACCTTTCTATATCAAG CTTGGGCAGGCTCTCAGTACTAGGCCAGATGTCTTACCAACTGTATATTGCCAAGAGCTTGCAAAGTTACAG GATCAAATACCTCCATTTTCAACTCATGTTGCAATTAAATCAATTGAAACCCAGTTAGGTCTTCCCATTTCACAGATTTTTGCGGACATTAGTCCTGCGCCCATTGCAGCAGCATCCTTAGGGCAGGTCTATAAAG CTCATCTGCACACTGGAGAGCTGGTAGCTGTTAAAGTACAAAGGCCTGGTATGTCGCTTTCACTGACCCTTGATGCCTTGTTATTCCATATGATTGGGGGTCAATTGAAGCGATTTGCCAAGGCCCGTAAAGATCTTTTAGTAGCAGTGAATGAGATG GTAAGACACATGTTTGATGAAATTGACTACATCCTAGAGGCAAAAAATGCTGAGCGTTTTGCTTCTTTATATGGTTTTCACGAAT GTGGTAGTCAAAAAAGTTATCAAAAAGGTACAGCGGGGAAAActgttaaatataaaaaagggcATCATATCAAAGTTCCAAAAATATACTGGGATTTTACTCGAAGGGCTGTGCTTACAATGGAATGGGTAGATGGAATTAAGCTCACAGATGAAATTCGTTTAAGGGAGGCCTGTTTGAACAGAAGGGAACTAATTGACCAG GGATTGTATTGTTCTTTGAGACAGTTGCTTGAGGTGGGATTTTTTCATGCGGACCCACATCCAGGAAACCTTGTTGCCACTGACAGTGGCTTTCTTGcctattttgattttggaaTGATGGGAGACATTCCTCGACATTTCCGTGTTGGACTTATTCAAGTG cTTGTTCACTTTGTTAATCGTGACGCACTGGGTTTGGCaaatgattttctttctttgggaTTTCTACCTGAAGGGGTTGATTTACAATCAGTATCATTTGCATTGCAAGCATCCTTTGGTCACGGAACTAGACATTCTCAAGATTTTCAG GCAATAATGAACCAGTTGTATGATGTTATGTATGAATTTAACTTTTCACTTCCTCCGGACTATGCCCTTGTAATAAGAGCATTAGGATCACTGGAAGGCACAGCAAAAGTTCTGGATCCTGATTTCAAAGTTGTTGAGAGTGCATACCCTTTTGTCATTGGAAGACTCTTGTCAGACCCAAATCCTGATATGAGGAAAATTTTGAGGGAGCTTCTCATCTGTAACAATGGATCGATAAGGTGGAATCGGCTAGAGCGCCTG GTAGCAGCAATTTCAGAACAGGCTTCTGAGTCTGCTGGGGAGACCTCTAATGTGGAGGACAACACAGCCAATCCTCAGGAATGGAAATCTTTTGACATGCGAGCTGTTGTTTCTGCCACTGAAGATCTATTGCTATTCATTCTGTCAGATAAGGGTCAGAGAGTCCGTGTTTTCCTTCTCCGGGATATAATTAGCGCATCTAATGCTTTTATTGAAAATGAAGTTGTTAGTTGCATGTTTAATGAGAAGCTTGAAGAAAGAGAACAAGAG GGACATGACATGGTCCAGAGGGTTTTCAACGGTTTTCGGTCTCTCCTTCAAGCTGTAAAATTGGCCCCAGAGGTGTGGACGGCAATGCTTCTACGCATGTCATTGAGACCTGAGGTTCATAGATTTACTTTAGACATCATTTCAACCCTAGCCATTCATTTTAGGAGCAAAATTCCTGAATCTTTTTGGGtttgtatttcaaaatttttgcacAAGTTGATGAAGTAA
- the LOC107419899 gene encoding uncharacterized protein LOC107419899 isoform X3 has translation MRLPPMRNVFAILKRRRHATLLTSTLYHKSTTGTILLKGISLRFQEDTVSRRKPENWPPYYFLPQHLYSTGFTSVHGERPSAEYAKLRKESLESEFGHALGTYGSKSFSVVYRFSPFLALYRAAIISFHVLKLTIWQIFVQDVKKRAIKFRETLIRLGPFYIKLGQALSTRPDVLPTVYCQELAKLQDQIPPFSTHVAIKSIETQLGLPISQIFADISPAPIAAASLGQVYKAHLHTGELVAVKVQRPGMSLSLTLDALLFHMIGGQLKRFAKARKDLLVAVNEMVRHMFDEIDYILEAKNAERFASLYGFHECGSQKSYQKGTAGKTVKYKKGHHIKVPKIYWDFTRRAVLTMEWVDGIKLTDEIRLREACLNRRELIDQGLYCSLRQLLEVGFFHADPHPGNLVATDSGFLAYFDFGMMGDIPRHFRVGLIQVLVHFVNRDALGLANDFLSLGFLPEGVDLQSVSFALQASFGHGTRHSQDFQAIMNQLYDVMYEFNFSLPPDYALVIRALGSLEGTAKVLDPDFKVVESAYPFVIGRLLSDPNPDMRKILRELLICNNGSIRWNRLERLVCISTLCPISCSSNFRTGF, from the exons ATGCGCTTACCGCCGATGAGGAATGTCTTTGCGATACTGAAGCGTCGCCGCCACGCCACATTGCTCACTTCAA CTTTATACCATAAGAGTACCACAGGGACCATATTGCTAAAAGGCATATCCCTGAGATTTCAGGAAGATACTGTTTCTAGGAGGAAACCTGAGAATTGGCCTCCGTATTACTTCTTACCGCAGCATTT GTATTCCACAGGTTTCACCAGTGTACATGGTGAAAGGCCATCTGCAGAGTATGCAAAGCTGAGGAAGGAGTCACTAGAAAGTGAATTTGGGCATGCTCTAGGAACTTATGGCTCTAAAAGTTTTTCTGTTGTCTACCGTTTCAGTCCTTTTTTAGCTTTGTATAGAGCAGCAATCATTTCATTCCATGTTTTGAAATTAACCATCTGGCAGATTTTTGTTCAAGATGTTAAAAAACGTGCCATCAAG TTTCGGGAAACTCTTATCCGCTTGGGACCTTTCTATATCAAG CTTGGGCAGGCTCTCAGTACTAGGCCAGATGTCTTACCAACTGTATATTGCCAAGAGCTTGCAAAGTTACAG GATCAAATACCTCCATTTTCAACTCATGTTGCAATTAAATCAATTGAAACCCAGTTAGGTCTTCCCATTTCACAGATTTTTGCGGACATTAGTCCTGCGCCCATTGCAGCAGCATCCTTAGGGCAGGTCTATAAAG CTCATCTGCACACTGGAGAGCTGGTAGCTGTTAAAGTACAAAGGCCTGGTATGTCGCTTTCACTGACCCTTGATGCCTTGTTATTCCATATGATTGGGGGTCAATTGAAGCGATTTGCCAAGGCCCGTAAAGATCTTTTAGTAGCAGTGAATGAGATG GTAAGACACATGTTTGATGAAATTGACTACATCCTAGAGGCAAAAAATGCTGAGCGTTTTGCTTCTTTATATGGTTTTCACGAAT GTGGTAGTCAAAAAAGTTATCAAAAAGGTACAGCGGGGAAAActgttaaatataaaaaagggcATCATATCAAAGTTCCAAAAATATACTGGGATTTTACTCGAAGGGCTGTGCTTACAATGGAATGGGTAGATGGAATTAAGCTCACAGATGAAATTCGTTTAAGGGAGGCCTGTTTGAACAGAAGGGAACTAATTGACCAG GGATTGTATTGTTCTTTGAGACAGTTGCTTGAGGTGGGATTTTTTCATGCGGACCCACATCCAGGAAACCTTGTTGCCACTGACAGTGGCTTTCTTGcctattttgattttggaaTGATGGGAGACATTCCTCGACATTTCCGTGTTGGACTTATTCAAGTG cTTGTTCACTTTGTTAATCGTGACGCACTGGGTTTGGCaaatgattttctttctttgggaTTTCTACCTGAAGGGGTTGATTTACAATCAGTATCATTTGCATTGCAAGCATCCTTTGGTCACGGAACTAGACATTCTCAAGATTTTCAG GCAATAATGAACCAGTTGTATGATGTTATGTATGAATTTAACTTTTCACTTCCTCCGGACTATGCCCTTGTAATAAGAGCATTAGGATCACTGGAAGGCACAGCAAAAGTTCTGGATCCTGATTTCAAAGTTGTTGAGAGTGCATACCCTTTTGTCATTGGAAGACTCTTGTCAGACCCAAATCCTGATATGAGGAAAATTTTGAGGGAGCTTCTCATCTGTAACAATGGATCGATAAGGTGGAATCGGCTAGAGCGCCTGGTTTGCATCTCCACTCTATGTCCTATATCAT GTAGCAGCAATTTCAGAACAGGCTTCTGA